GCGGAGGTCGAGGAGACGGCGACGCTCTTCGCACTCGACGACGCCGGGGGCGCGACCGGTGCGCCCGACGGGCTCGATGAGACGCTGGAAGAGTTCCGGCGACAGCGGGCGGCGCTGGCCGAGGCATCGGACCCCGGCCGGCTGCGGCTCCTCCTGGCTGCCGAGTCCGCAGGAGCCCTCATCGCCGCCGAGCTGCAGGCCGCCGGGCTCCCGTGGGACGCCGCGGCGCATGATCGGATCCTCACGGAGATCCTGGGGGAGCGTCCCGCCGGCGGCGGATTGCCCGCCCGGATGCAGGATGCCGCGGACCGCGTCCGTCGCGAGCTGGGCGACCCCGCCGCGAGCCTCGATTCGCAGCCCAAGCTGCTTCGCTCGCTCCACCGCGCTGGGGTGCTCGTCGAGTCGACGAGCCGCTGGGAGCTCGCCCAGCACGACCACCCCGTCGTCGCCCCCCTCATCGAGTACAAGAAGCTCTCGCGCCTGCTGAGCGCCAATGGATGGGCCTGGGTCGACGAGTGGGTGCACGACGGACGGTTCCGTCCGGTCTACGTGCCCGGCGGCGTCGTGACCGGACGCTGGGCGTCGTCCGGGGGCGGCGCTCTGCAGATCCCCCGGCAGCTGCGGGGCGCGGTGCGGTCAGACCCCGGCTGGGTGCTGGTCGTGGCCGACGTCGCGCAGCTCGAGCCCCGTGTGCTGGCCGCCATGGCACGCGACGAGAAGCTCGCGGACGCGGCTCGGGGTCGCGACCTGTACTCGGGCATCGTCGACAGCGGCGCGATCGACACCCGCCAGCACGCGAAGGTCGCGCTCCTGGGCGCCATGTACGGCGCGACGACGGGGGAGAGCGGACGTCTCGTGCCCCGGCTCCGACGCGCGTACCCGCGCGCGATGGCACTGGTCGACGACGCGGCGCGGGTCGGCGAGGAGGGCGGCGTGGTCTCGACGTGGCTCGGGCGCAGCTCACCGGCGCCGTCGTCGGGCTGGCGCGACTCGCAGCTTCGCGCGAGCGAGGCCGAGGCATCCGGCGCCGACGAGACCCGTGCGCGGCGCTGGGCGCGCGATCGCGGCCGGTTCACCCGCAACTTCGTCGTGCAGGGGACGGCGGCCGAGTGGGCGCTCTCGTGGCTCGCCGACCTCCGGGGGCGCCTGGCCGAGCTGCCGCCCGTGACGGAGGCGCAGACGTCGCCGCGCTCGGGGCCCGTCTTCGAGGCGCGGCCCCACCTCGCCTTCTTCCTGCACGACGAGATCATCGTGCACACTCCGGAAGACCGCGTCGACGTCGTGGTCGACGCGGTGCGGGATGCCGCGGCATCCGCCGGTCGGCTGCTGTTCGGGAGCTTCCCGATCGACTTCCCGCTCGACCTCAAGGTCTCGCGGACCGCGGTCAAGGACTGAGATGGACCGGGGCCCGCGCACGCACCGCCGATAGACTCGACAGCGCGAATGGGTCGGCTGGACGGTCGCGTCGCGGGGCTTCGGCTGCCGCGCCGAGGAACGTCCGGGCTCCACAGGGCAGGGCGGTGGGTAACACCCACCCGGAGCGATCCGCGAGACAGTGCCACAGAGAGCAGACCGCCTCCTCGTCCCCGAGCTCGTCTCAGGACCGAAGAGGTAAGGGTGAAAGGGCGGTGTAAGAGACCACCGGGGTCGTGGTGACACGACCCGCACGGCAAACCTCGCCCGGAGCAAGGCCAGACAGGGGATGATGACGCGGCCCGCCGAGTCCCCGGGTAGGCCGCTGGAGCGGCACGGCAACGTGTCGCCGAGAGAGATGACCGTCCACGGGGCTTCGGCCCCCGGACAGAACCCGGCGTACAGGCCGGCCCATTCGCCCTCTCACACGGCATGCCCTGCGCTTCGACTCGACGTCAGTCGAGCGCGAGAGACGCGGCCCCGATGATCCCCGCGTTGTTCCGGTGCACGGCAGCGACGATCGGGGTGTCGAGCTTCAGCAGGGGCAGGAACTTGTCGGCGTGCTTCGAGACGCCGCCGCCGACGATGAAGAGGTCGGGACTGAAGAGGAACTCGATGTACTCGTAGTACCACTGCAACCTGGCCGCCCACTCGTCCCACGAGAGCTCCTCGCGCTCCATCGCCGAGTACGCAGCGAACGACTCCGCGTCGCCCTTGTGCTTGGCGCGCTGGACGTGGCCGAGTTCCGAGTTGGGCACGAGCACCCCGTTGTAGATGAGCGCCGAGCCGATTCCCGTGCCGAGCGTCGTGAGGAGGATCAAGCCGTCGTGGCCGCGCGCGGCGCCGTAGCGCACCTCGGCGACGCCGGCGACATCCGCGTCGTTCGCGAAGTGGATGTCGCGTCCCAGGCCGTCCTCGAAGAACTTCTCGGCCTCGAAGCCGATCCAGTTCTTCGAGACGTTCGCGGCCGAGAGGGTGCG
This genomic interval from Microbacterium sp. 4R-513 contains the following:
- the ppgK gene encoding polyphosphate--glucose phosphotransferase, which gives rise to MASKTNRAVGVDIGGTGIKGAIVDLDQGVLKSDRIKVPTPRGAEPDDVLQAVKQVLDTLGVADDHDVHLGVAFPAIVKGGRTLSAANVSKNWIGFEAEKFFEDGLGRDIHFANDADVAGVAEVRYGAARGHDGLILLTTLGTGIGSALIYNGVLVPNSELGHVQRAKHKGDAESFAAYSAMEREELSWDEWAARLQWYYEYIEFLFSPDLFIVGGGVSKHADKFLPLLKLDTPIVAAVHRNNAGIIGAASLALD
- a CDS encoding bifunctional 3'-5' exonuclease/DNA polymerase, which produces MAEAPLWIVLGRVDGAPVAALLDSAGEEQERVSLSDDRLPSWVADREAAGPRWVWSDATPWYTRLLAAGVRVGRCHDLRLCHAILRDSALVVEAPSLRAAAEWDAAPVAEVEETATLFALDDAGGATGAPDGLDETLEEFRRQRAALAEASDPGRLRLLLAAESAGALIAAELQAAGLPWDAAAHDRILTEILGERPAGGGLPARMQDAADRVRRELGDPAASLDSQPKLLRSLHRAGVLVESTSRWELAQHDHPVVAPLIEYKKLSRLLSANGWAWVDEWVHDGRFRPVYVPGGVVTGRWASSGGGALQIPRQLRGAVRSDPGWVLVVADVAQLEPRVLAAMARDEKLADAARGRDLYSGIVDSGAIDTRQHAKVALLGAMYGATTGESGRLVPRLRRAYPRAMALVDDAARVGEEGGVVSTWLGRSSPAPSSGWRDSQLRASEAEASGADETRARRWARDRGRFTRNFVVQGTAAEWALSWLADLRGRLAELPPVTEAQTSPRSGPVFEARPHLAFFLHDEIIVHTPEDRVDVVVDAVRDAAASAGRLLFGSFPIDFPLDLKVSRTAVKD